The sequence ATTGCAATACTTAATTTACACAAATCAAACATTTCAACATCATTCATTCCATCACCAAAGGCAATTGTATCTTTTACATCTATGTTTAAATGCTTTAAAAGAATTTCTATTGCAGTTGCTTTATGAATATTGGGTATTCCAAGTTCCCCACTATCATCACCAAAGGCTGGAACTGTACAATGGATAACTTCAAATTCATTCTTAAATTCTTCTTTTATTTGTTCAAACGAAATATCTTTACATTCTAAAAAACAAGCTTTATTAACATCGTCTCTATACATATATTGTCCACTAATTAAACATTCAATGAAATTATTAGGATTATTATCCTTTTTACATTTTGTAGCCTGATCATTCTCTATATCACCATAGAAAATTTTTTCTAGCTCATGAATCAAATTTTCACTTGCATATAATCCACCATTTGATTCAATATAAAAATTCACATTGTGTTCATTAAAAAAGTCTACCAAATGTCTAACATTTTGTTCACTAACTTTTTTATGATATAGCATTTTATCTCCAACCTCTACAAAACCACCACCTGCTCCAATTATCCCATCAAAACCAATATCTATTATATAATCAAATATTTCTGCTTTTGAGCGACCTGTACACAAATAAACTAAATGTCCATTTTTTCTAGCTT comes from Clostridium sp. TW13 and encodes:
- a CDS encoding Cof-type HAD-IIB family hydrolase, yielding MISRKIIFIDVDGTLCNDDGFVPESAAIAVKEARKNGHLVYLCTGRSKAEIFDYIIDIGFDGIIGAGGGFVEVGDKMLYHKKVSEQNVRHLVDFFNEHNVNFYIESNGGLYASENLIHELEKIFYGDIENDQATKCKKDNNPNNFIECLISGQYMYRDDVNKACFLECKDISFEQIKEEFKNEFEVIHCTVPAFGDDSGELGIPNIHKATAIEILLKHLNIDVKDTIAFGDGMNDVEMFDLCKLSIAMGNAKAGLKEIADEIADSHDEGGIYNSLKKHGLI